Proteins encoded together in one Telopea speciosissima isolate NSW1024214 ecotype Mountain lineage chromosome 4, Tspe_v1, whole genome shotgun sequence window:
- the LOC122659210 gene encoding uncharacterized protein LOC122659210, whose product MALFDLEQKGDESVSQFLQHAKSIVVELSAAGHPLRPAAFNLHIYRGLKSNFKAMVSSLLTRTDPISYDDLHAMLLSHEFLHGASLKKLSISDATPAASQPIAHNVQRSTPSGTPGFSSPNQGGRGGHGGRGRGFRGGRGGPNQGYGRF is encoded by the coding sequence ATGGCCCTCTTTGATCTTGAACAAAAGGGTGATGAATCTGTGTCCCAATTTTTACAACATGCCAAGTCCATCGTTGTCGAGCTCTCTGCCGCCGGCCATCCTCTTCGTCCAGCTGCCTTTAATTTACACATCTATCGGGGTCTCAAGTCCAACTTCAAAGCTATGGTGTCCTCTCTTCTTACCCGGACAGACCCGATAAGTTATGATGATTTGCATGCCATGCTATTAAGCCATGAGTTTCTCCATGGTGCTTCTCTGAAGAAGCTCTCCATATCTGATGCAACGCCTGCTGCCAGTCAGCCCATTGCCCATAATGTACAGCGCTCCACTCCATCCGGAACCCCTGGTTTTTCTTCACCAAACCAGGGTGGCCGTGGTGGGCATGGTGGCCGTGGCAGAGGTTTTCGCGGGGGACGTGGAGGTCCCAATCAGGGTTATGGTCGGTTCTGA